Proteins from a genomic interval of Qipengyuania sp. JC766:
- a CDS encoding metallophosphoesterase encodes MPSDQTLLFHLSDIHFGLEDNQALDWVKQEIAARQPDAVAITGDLTMRARHHEFQAATHWITTLDVPVTVEVGNHDMPYFNLLERFFAPYRRFQGMQDLVEKAIDLPGLAIVPLKTAVRAQPRFNWSKGWVTDDALQKCLALIDALPAGTKALVAVHHPLREVGTEGTALTKNGSKALQELAKRPVLAVLSGHVHDAFDIVEQTGNGPVRMIGAGTLSKRTRSTPPSFNELRWDGAELQVTVRNLDDVATRDMMIDDVPEDAMPPRNPGDPVAPVRQIPRTDPPVS; translated from the coding sequence ATGCCTTCTGATCAGACGCTTCTTTTCCATCTCTCGGACATCCATTTCGGGCTTGAGGACAACCAGGCCCTCGATTGGGTGAAGCAGGAAATCGCCGCCCGCCAGCCCGACGCGGTCGCCATCACCGGCGACCTGACGATGCGTGCGCGCCACCATGAATTCCAGGCCGCCACTCACTGGATCACCACGCTGGACGTTCCGGTGACGGTGGAGGTGGGCAATCACGACATGCCCTATTTCAACCTGCTGGAGCGGTTCTTCGCGCCCTATCGGCGCTTTCAGGGGATGCAGGATCTGGTCGAAAAGGCGATCGACCTGCCCGGCCTCGCGATCGTGCCGCTCAAGACGGCGGTGCGGGCGCAACCGCGCTTCAACTGGTCGAAAGGCTGGGTGACCGACGATGCGCTGCAGAAGTGCCTCGCACTGATCGATGCCCTGCCGGCGGGGACGAAGGCGTTGGTGGCGGTTCACCATCCCTTGCGCGAAGTGGGGACCGAAGGCACCGCGCTGACCAAGAACGGCTCCAAGGCCTTGCAGGAACTGGCGAAGCGGCCCGTCCTTGCCGTCCTCAGCGGCCATGTCCACGACGCCTTCGACATCGTCGAGCAGACCGGGAACGGCCCTGTGCGCATGATCGGCGCCGGGACCCTGTCCAAGCGCACACGCTCCACTCCGCCCAGTTTCAATGAACTGCGCTGGGACGGGGCTGAGCTGCAGGTGACGGTCCGCAACCTCGACGACGTGGCCACGCGGGACATGATGATCGACGACGTGCCGGAAGACGCGATGCCGCCGCGCAATCCGGGCGATCCCGTCGCACCAGTGCGCCAGATACCGCGGACCGATCCCCCCGTGTCCTGA